One genomic window of Mus musculus strain C57BL/6J chromosome 4, GRCm38.p6 C57BL/6J includes the following:
- the Pramel29 gene encoding novel oogenesin protein has protein sequence MVICRHCPDQDDSLEEVTEESYSPPTLQNLAIQSLLRDEALAISALTDLPQSLFPIIFEEAFTDGHIGILKAMIPAWPFPYLSLGKQINNCNLETLKAMLEGLDILLAQKVQTSRCKLRVINWREHDLKLWAGSHEGEGLPEFTTEKQPIENSPGCEVKKELKVTTEVLLMKGRLDESTTYLLQWAQQRKDSIHLCCRKLVIQGLTKASVIEIFKTVHADCIQELILRCICIEELAFLNPYLKLMKSLFTLTLDHIIVTSSFGDSEKLDEEIIFSLISQLPTLHCLQKLYVNHVPFIKGNLKEYLRCLKKPLETLCISNCDLSQSDLDYLPYCLNICELKHLHLSDICLRDLLLEPLGFLLERVGDTLKILELESCCIVDFQFSALLPALSQLSHLREVSFYDNNVSLPFLKQLLHHTALLSQLIYECYPAPLECYDDSGVILTHRLESFCPELLDILRAKRQLHSVCFETTQCSKCGGLYIYDKETQCCHFVGVILA, from the exons ATGGTGATCTGTCGCCATTGTCCAGATCAG GATGACTCTTTAGAAGAAGTCACAGAGGAATCCTATTCTCCACCCACCCTCCAGAACCTGGCAATTCAGAGTCTACTGAGGGATGAGGCCTTGGCCATTTCTGCTCTCACGGACCTGCCCCAGAGTCTGTTCCCAATAATTTTTGAGGAGGCCTTCACTGATGGACATATAGGGATCTTGAAGGCCATGATACCTGCGTGGCCCTTCCCATACCTTTctttagggaagcagataaataATTGCAACCTGGAGACTTTGAAGGCTATGCTTGAGGGACTAGATATACTGCTTGCACAAAAGGTTCAAACCAG TAGGTGCAAACTCAGAGTAATTAATTGGAGAGAACATGACTTGAAGTTATGGGCTGGATCCCATGAAGGTGAAGGCTTACCAGAGTTCACGACAGAGAAGCAGCCAATTGAGAACAGTCCTGGGTGTGAGGTGAAGAAAGAATTGAAGGTGACGACTGAAGTTCTTCTCATGAAGGGAAGACTTGATGAATCTACCACATACTTGCTGCAGTGGGCCCAGCAGAGAAAAGATTCTATTCATCTATGCTGTAGAAAGCTAGTAATTCAAGGCTTAACCAAAGCCTCGGTGATAGAAATCTTCAAAACTGTACACGCAGACTGTATACAGGAGCTTATCCTAAGATGTATCTGCATAGAAGAGTTGGCTTTTCTTAATCCCTACCTGAAACTGATGAAAAGTCTTTTCACACTCACACTAGATCACATCATAGTTACCTCCAGTTTTGGTGATTCTGAAAAGCTTGATGAGGAGATAATATTCAGCTTGATTTCTCAACTTCCCACACTACACTGTCTCCAGAAACTCTATGTAAATCATGTCCCTTTTATAAAAGGCAACCTGAAAGAATACCTCAG GTGCCTGAAAAAGCCCTTGGAGACACTTTGCATCAGTAACTGTGACCTCTCACAGTCAGACTTGGATTACCTGCCCTATTGCCTGAATATTTGTGAACTCAAACATCTGCATCTTAGTGATATATGTCTACGTGATTTACTCCTTGAGCCTCTTGGGTTTCTCCTTGAGAGAGTTGGAGATACCCTGAAAATCCTGGAATTGGAGTCATGTTGTATAGTGGACTTTCAGTTCAGTGCCTTGCTGCCTGCCCTAAGCCAATTATCTCACCTCAGAGAGGTCAGTTTCTATGATAATaatgtctctctgcctttcttgaaACAACTTCTACACCACACAGCCCTGCTGAGTCAGCTGATCTATGAGTGTTACCCTGCCCCTCTGGAGTGCTATGATGACAGTGGTGTAATACTAACACACAGATTAGAAAGTTTTTGTCCTGAGCTCCTGGATATACTCAGAGCCAAAAGACAGCTCCATAGTGTCTGCTTTGAAACAACCCAATGCTCTAAATGTGGTGGGTTATACATTTATGATAAGGAGACCCAATGTTGCCATTTTGTGGGAGTAATATTAGCTTAA